The Nitrospirota bacterium genomic interval TCCTTGCTTCGGCCTCTCCCCGCCGGAGGCGCATCCTGGAGGAGGCGGGCATTCCCTTCGCCGTCCTTGAGAGCAGGTACGCCGAGGACCTCTCCCTGCCGCTTCCCCCGGCGGAGCTGGCCCGGCACATCGCCCGGGGCAAGGCCCGCGAGGTGGCCGCCCGCCGTCCGCAGGCGGCCGTCCTGGCCGCCGACACCCTGGTCGTCCTGCAGGGCGCCGTCCTGGGGAAGCCCGCAGACCCCGGCGAGGCCCGCCGGATGCTCCGGGCCCTCTCGGGAAGGGCGCACACGGTCATAACGGGGTTTGCCGTGGTGGTCCCGGGGGGCAGGGAGATAGTCCGCTCCGTGGAAAGCACGGTCCGGTTCAGGCCCCTCTCCGGGGAGGACATCGAGGAATACGTCAGAAGCGGGGAGCCCCTGGACAAGGCCGGGGCCTACGGCATCCAGGAGAGGGGGGCGGCCCTGGTCGAGGGCGTCCAGGGGGATTTCCTCAACGTGGTGGGCCTCCCCCTCGGGGCCGTCAAGCAGGCGCTCCGGGAGCTGGGCCTCATCGCGCCCTCCGATTAGAAAAGTGACTGGCCACTGGCTGGCCAGTCAGGGGCCGAAGCGGAGGGCGGCCTCCGCGGGGTCGGGGTTCAGGTAGACCTGTTTTTGAAGATACTCCACCCCGAAAGTGCGGGCGTAGTGGTTTATGAGGGTGAGGGGGGAAAGAAGCGGGGTCTTCCCCAGGTGGTAGGCGCTCATGAGCTCCAGAAGCTCCATCTTCTCATCCGGTTTCAGGTCCTTCTTGAAGTACCCCATGGCGTGGTACAGGACGTTGACGTTCTTCCGCCGCGTGGCCAACTGGTGCAAGGCGTCCATGAGGGCGTCGATATAAAGGCGAAGAAGCTCCTCCCTCAGGTGCTCCTTGCCGCGGGCCACCAGGCGTCCCAGCTCCCGGCAGCGCTCGGGGCTGTGGGCCATGAGGAGGAGCTTGTGCCTGCCGTGAAACTCCACCAGGGCGTGCAGGGAGCCCCCTTCCCTGAGCATCTCGAGCCAGCGCCTCCGGACGAAGAGCCGGGTGAGCCAGTTATCCCTCAGGTGGATGTCCCCGAGAAGCTCCTCGTCTATGACCGGGAGGCTGCCGAGCCCGTCCATGAGGGCGCGAGCGAAGATGCCCACCCCCCGCGTGCCGGGCACTCCGCCTCCGGGGGGATAGACCTTCACCCCTCGAAGGCCGCAGCTCGGCGAGCGGGTCTTGAGGACGAAGCCCGACAGGCCTGTCCCCTCCAGCTCCGCGACCTTCCCTGCCGACCAGGCGGAGAGCCTTTCCGTAAAATCCGTGTCCGTTTCCCATCCCAGGAGAAGGGGAGCGTCGGGGTCGCCCACCTGGCGCATGGGCTCCCGCGGGACCGAAAGACCCGATTCGGTCTCGGGACAGACGGGCACCCAGGCCACGTGCTGCGCTAGGGTGCCCGTGACGTAGCGGTCCAGCCTGTCCCCGCCGTCAAAGCGCACCTTCTCGCCGAGGAGGCAGGTGCAGACCCCCACGCGAGGGGCTCCTTCCGCGCTCACCGTCCCGCCTCCGCCCACTGTTTCAGCTCCTTGAGCATCGCCTTCACGAGGTGGCGCAGCCGCTCCTCCCCCAGCGCTCCCAGGAGCATGCGGACCGGCCCGCCCCTCAGGGTCTCCCGGCTGGTGAGCACCACGCCCCCGGGCACCTCGTCGAAGAAGAACTCATGAAGAGCATACACGCCGTAAACGCGCGCCGACCAGGCGACCCTCCGGCCGGGGACCACCTCCTCCACCCGGGGCCTCACGTTTATGGGGAAGACGAAGGGCCGGATGCAGTAGGCGAAGCGCTTTCCCTTTTTCATCCGGGGGGAGCCCTCCGCCTCGACGTCCGTGACGGTGGTGCTCCACTCGTTCCAGCAGGAAAGGTCGATGAGGGCCTCCCAGACGCGCTCGCGCGAGGCGTGGATTGCCATTGACTCCTCGATGACCATGCCTCTAAAAGCCCGTCACCCCGGGGCCCGAGGTCTCCTCAGAGAAAGCGATGCGCACCGCCTCGTGGAAAGGGGTCTTCTTTACGGGCACGTATTTATCGATGCGGCTGTCCCGGCAGACGACCTCGCTTTTGAGGCCCTCGATGAGGGGATGGGCGATGCCCGAGGCAACGGGGGTGACGAGGTCCACCCAGTAGGCCGAAAGGAGGGGCGTAAGGAGGGGCACCCGGAAGATGACTCTCCTGGCCAGGCCGCGGGCCGCGGCGTACTGCTGTATCATCTCCCGGTAGGTGAGCACCTCGGGGCCGCAGACGTCAAAGCTCTCTCCGGCGGTCTCGGGGGCGAGGAGGCAGCCTATCATGTACTCAAGCACGTCCCTCACGGCGATGGGCTGGATGCGGGTGTCTATCCACTTGGGGCAGACCATCACGGGGAGCCGCTCCGTCAGGTAGCGGAGCATTTCGAAGGAGGCGCCCCCCGCCCCGATGACGATGGCCGCCCGGAGGACCGTCGCCCGGGGGCCCCCGGAGGAGAGTATCCGGGCCACCTCGGCGCGGCTCCTCAGGTGCTCGGAAAGCCCCGGGCCGGTCTCCCCCAGCGCCCCCACGTAGATGACGCGCCCGAGGCCCGTCCGCCGGGCCGCCCGCATGAAGGTCTCCGCGATGCGCCGGTCCGTCTCGGCATAGACCCTGTTGCGGGCGATGCTCCGTCCGCCCATGGAGTGGATGAGATAGAACGCCGCGGTCATGCCCGTGAGGGCCCGGGCAAGGTCCTCTTCATCCAGGGCGTCCCCCTGGACGACTTCCATGCGCTCGCGCAAGCCCGGCTCGATTTTCCCCGGCTGCCGCACCATGGCCCGCACGGGTATGCCCCGGGAGAGAAGCTCCGGGAGAAGCCTTCTGCCGAGAAACCCCGTGGCCCCGAGCACCAGGGCGCGGTGCCCCGCTTCCTTGTTGCCGTCCATGAAGAAAGTCTATCACCTTTGCCCCGCCGCCACCATCGTGCACGCTCCTCTCCGGCTCTGGAACCTATCTCAAAATCGCTTCCGGCTGCAAGAGGCCCAAATGGCGTCATACGGCGTCCTGAAGGGGAAATCGTCCTCAACGCAGCGCTGCTGCGCCTCTGGGCGATTTCCCCTTCCCTCCTTGTCT includes:
- a CDS encoding Maf family protein — its product is LASASPRRRRILEEAGIPFAVLESRYAEDLSLPLPPAELARHIARGKAREVAARRPQAAVLAADTLVVLQGAVLGKPADPGEARRMLRALSGRAHTVITGFAVVVPGGREIVRSVESTVRFRPLSGEDIEEYVRSGEPLDKAGAYGIQERGAALVEGVQGDFLNVVGLPLGAVKQALRELGLIAPSD
- a CDS encoding DUF523 and DUF1722 domain-containing protein: MSAEGAPRVGVCTCLLGEKVRFDGGDRLDRYVTGTLAQHVAWVPVCPETESGLSVPREPMRQVGDPDAPLLLGWETDTDFTERLSAWSAGKVAELEGTGLSGFVLKTRSPSCGLRGVKVYPPGGGVPGTRGVGIFARALMDGLGSLPVIDEELLGDIHLRDNWLTRLFVRRRWLEMLREGGSLHALVEFHGRHKLLLMAHSPERCRELGRLVARGKEHLREELLRLYIDALMDALHQLATRRKNVNVLYHAMGYFKKDLKPDEKMELLELMSAYHLGKTPLLSPLTLINHYARTFGVEYLQKQVYLNPDPAEAALRFGP
- a CDS encoding SRPBCC domain-containing protein, producing the protein MVIEESMAIHASRERVWEALIDLSCWNEWSTTVTDVEAEGSPRMKKGKRFAYCIRPFVFPINVRPRVEEVVPGRRVAWSARVYGVYALHEFFFDEVPGGVVLTSRETLRGGPVRMLLGALGEERLRHLVKAMLKELKQWAEAGR
- a CDS encoding NAD(P)H-binding protein is translated as MDGNKEAGHRALVLGATGFLGRRLLPELLSRGIPVRAMVRQPGKIEPGLRERMEVVQGDALDEEDLARALTGMTAAFYLIHSMGGRSIARNRVYAETDRRIAETFMRAARRTGLGRVIYVGALGETGPGLSEHLRSRAEVARILSSGGPRATVLRAAIVIGAGGASFEMLRYLTERLPVMVCPKWIDTRIQPIAVRDVLEYMIGCLLAPETAGESFDVCGPEVLTYREMIQQYAAARGLARRVIFRVPLLTPLLSAYWVDLVTPVASGIAHPLIEGLKSEVVCRDSRIDKYVPVKKTPFHEAVRIAFSEETSGPGVTGF